From Vreelandella neptunia, the proteins below share one genomic window:
- a CDS encoding transposase yields MKKSRFSHSQIMAILKQAKSGVPVPELCHEHGMSSASLYKWRAKFGGIDTSMIKRMKELEDENRRLKKMYAEERLKSELRKEALEGKW; encoded by the coding sequence ATGAAAAAATCACGCTTTTCCCATAGCCAAATCATGGCCATCCTGAAGCAAGCCAAGAGCGGAGTGCCGGTGCCTGAGCTCTGCCATGAACACGGCATGAGCAGTGCTAGTCTTTATAAGTGGCGAGCCAAATTCGGCGGCATAGATACCTCTATGATCAAGCGTATGAAAGAGCTTGAGGATGAAAATCGGCGTTTGAAAAAAATGTACGCCGAAGAGCGTCTCAAGTCCGAACTGCGTAAGGAAGCCCTTGAGGGAAAGTGGTAA
- a CDS encoding TetR/AcrR family transcriptional regulator: MAKRKEQILSTQKTRKPVQERGIKRRSEILSAAVQIISETGTTGATAHKIAERANLPASSVYQYFPKPEMIFEVLAEQRASDMIEHLKKEFAGRDFDNWWQMYEIVAKATCEFYRDDPVNARLFLGMDAAIIVRLGAASRLTRFAEWFCEELESRFIVTDLRGMREPLAISVNVFDAALSRSISLYGEIRPQYFDEAKEAVFGYLNARIEPNVKKRVVKAT, encoded by the coding sequence ATGGCCAAGAGAAAAGAACAGATTTTGTCAACTCAAAAAACGCGAAAACCCGTGCAGGAACGAGGCATCAAGCGCCGCAGTGAGATCCTTTCTGCGGCGGTTCAGATCATTTCAGAGACCGGCACTACCGGCGCAACCGCTCACAAGATTGCAGAGCGGGCTAACCTACCGGCATCTTCGGTCTATCAGTATTTTCCGAAACCAGAGATGATTTTTGAGGTGTTGGCAGAACAGCGTGCATCGGACATGATAGAACACCTGAAGAAAGAATTTGCCGGCAGGGATTTCGACAACTGGTGGCAGATGTACGAGATTGTTGCAAAAGCTACTTGTGAATTTTACAGGGACGATCCGGTTAACGCCCGTCTCTTTTTGGGGATGGATGCTGCGATTATCGTGCGGCTTGGCGCAGCCTCCCGTCTGACCCGGTTCGCCGAATGGTTCTGTGAGGAACTGGAAAGCAGATTCATCGTCACCGACCTCCGTGGAATGCGTGAGCCTCTGGCGATTTCGGTGAATGTCTTTGACGCCGCCCTGTCGCGGAGTATTTCTCTATACGGCGAAATCCGGCCGCAATATTTTGATGAGGCCAAAGAGGCCGTATTCGGGTATCTCAATGCTCGAATAGAACCCAACGTGAAGAAAAGAGTTGTGAAGGCTACATAG